In one Diabrotica virgifera virgifera chromosome 7, PGI_DIABVI_V3a genomic region, the following are encoded:
- the LOC114326467 gene encoding uncharacterized protein LOC114326467 yields MTAGKFLLISASLLSVLDITALGSICQCNDQYGSIYTSLPVKTQYKNVQDYSASLSGHSGIGLSEYATQQTSERGYERLQLYKSENNQEYSYKKHLELTQPQYKNLLEVQGNNKQPYAQPVYSVQPLSLQYKKVQQTPNIQYAKYTEGLESGNKELEYLLKSNEQNNYQVKDDTKEYKTEQENTKYAVSSPIYVEKKITPSYDNKNQEQDKYIPRTSHGQGNEYEGYSHGDEGHKDYHHDKNIYYKFEYAVNDKKSHDIKHQKEERKGDKVEGVYSLVEDGGNVRTVKYVADWKNGFRAEVLNSKKPKSY; encoded by the exons ATGACAGCCGGCAAATTTCTATTG atatCTGCGTCTCTATTGAGTGTATTAGATATTACTGCATTAGGCTCAATCTGCCAATGTAACGACCAATATGGATCCATTTATACTTCATTACCAGTAAAAACACAGTACAAAAATGTACAGGACTATTCCGCCTCATTATCTGGACACTCTGGTATTGGTTTATCCGAGTATGCAACCCAGCAAACTTCGGAGAGAGGATACGAGAGGCTTCAGCTCTACAAATCTGAAAACAATCAAGAATACTCTTATAAAAAGCATCTTGAATTAACGCAGCCACAGTATAAAAATCTATTAGAAGTCCAAGGAAATAACAAACAACCATATGCTCAACCGGTGTATTCTGTTCAACCACTGTCTCTTCAGTATAAAAAAGTTCAACAAACACCTAATATACAATACGCCAAATATACTGAAGGTTTAGAAAGTGGAAACAAAGAACTGGAGTATTTACTGAAGAGCAACGAGCAG aATAATTATCAAGTGAAGGATGATACAAAAGAATACAAGACTGAACAAGAAAACACTAAATATGCAGTAAGCAGTCCTATTTATGTGGAGAAAAAAATTACCCCTAGTTATGATAATAAGAACCAGGAACAAGATAAATATATTCCAAGGACATCTCATGGACAAGGCAATGAATATGAAGGTTATTCACATGGTGATGAAGGTCATAAAG ATTATCATcatgataaaaatatttactacAAGTTTGAATACGCTGTAAACGATAAAAAATCTCACGACATAAAACAtcaaaaagaagaaagaaaaggCGACAAAGTCGAGGGAGTATATTCTTTGGTAGAAGATGGAGGAAACGTTAGAACTGTAAAGTATGTAGCAGATTGGAAAAATGGGTTCCGTGCCGAGGTACTAAATtcaaaaaaacctaaaagttATTAG